TTTGGGCAAGACGGTCGACGCGCGAAACAATGTGATCAAGATTTCTTCGAATGGACCATTAAAAGATAAAGCAGATTATGATCTTGTTTCAACAATGAGAGGATCGTTTTGCGTTTTAGGTCCTTTCGTATCAAGGCTGAGACGAGCAAAAGTTTCTTTGCCGGGAGGCTGTGTCATTGGGGTCAGGCCTGTTGATTTGCATCTCAAGGGACTTAAAGCACTGAATGTTAAAATTAAAATTGAAAATGGTTATGTTTTTGCCAAAGCAAAGAATTTAAAAGGTGCGCGTATTTATTTGGGTGGGGTTTTTGGATCGTCGGTTTTAGCAACAGCAAACATTATGATGGCAGCGGTGATGGCTGAAGGAAAAACAATTATTGAGTCTGCTGCTTGTGAGCCAGAAATTGAAGACTTAGCAGATTTCTTGATTAAAATGGGCGCAAAAATAAAAGGACAGGGAACACCACGGCTTATGATCACTGGCGTTAAGAAGCTTCATGGGGCTGACCATCGCATCATTCCTGATCGCATCGAGGCAGGGACGTTTATTCTTTTGGCTGTCGCAACGAGAAGCGATATTGTTGTTCGGGGAGCTTGTTCAAATCATTTGTTAGCTTTGATTGATACTTTGGAAGAGGCGGGTGTTCAGTTTAGTTATACTGACGATGTGATTCGTGTTAAAGCAAAATGCGCCATAACGCCTGTGAGTGTTACAACGTATCCTTACCCTGGTTTTCCAACGGATTTGCAGGCGCAATTTATGGCGCTGATGACACTGACACCGGGTGTCAGTGTCATTACCGATAAAGTGTATCCTGATCGTTTTATCCATATTGCAGAGCTTAATCGCATGGGGGCAAACATTCGTCGAGAAGGCATTAACGGGATTGTCCAAGGGGTTAAGTGTATTTATGGAGCGCCAGTTATGGCCTCTGACTTAAGAGCATCAGCAGCGCTTGTCATTGCTGGATTAGCCGCTAAAGGAAAAACAGAAATTCATCGTATTTATCATCTTGAGAGAGGATATGAGGATTTGGAGAAGAAGCTAGCACAGCTCGGTGCAAGAATTTCACGACAAAAAGAGTAAAAATGATTTTAATGATTGATAATTATGATTCCTTTACTTATAACTTAGTTCAGTATTTTTCAGAATTAGGAGCAGATCTAAAAGTTTTTCGAAACGATAAAATTACGCTTGATCAGATAAAGAAAATGAACCCAAGTCGAATTGTCATTTCTCCGGGGCCAGGCCGACCAGAAGTTGCAGGCATATCTGTTGATTTAATCAAAGAATTTTCATCCCAAATTCCTATTCTTGGTGTTTGCTTAGGTCATCAAGCGATTGGGTTTGCTTTTGGTGGTAAAATTAAGCATGCCAAAAAATTGATGCATGGTAAAACATCTCTTGTTTATCATGACGAAAAAGAAATTTTTAAAGGATTAACTAATCCTTTTGAGGCAACACGATATCATTCTTTGGTGATTGATTCTAAGACGCTTCCAAAGTGCTTAGAGATAACAGCTAAGACACAGGACAAGGAAATCATGGGCATACGGCATAAAAAGTTTCCTCTTTGGGGTGTTCAGTTTCATCCAGAATCAATTTTGACAAAACAAGGCAAGGCTTTGCTCAATAATTTTCTTACTATTTAAATCTATGTACGATTACATTAATAAAATTCAATGCAAGCAAGACTTAACGTCTGAAGAGATGTCCGGCGTGATGCGACGCATTATGACAGGAAATGTTCCCCGGGAAGAATTGTTGGCTTTCTTGTTTGCCTTACGCGAAAAAGGCGCAGGGATTAATGAAATCACAGGCGCGGCAAGGATCATGCGTGAGTTTGCTATTTCGGTTGATACGGACAAGGATGTCGTTTTAGATACCTGCGGAACCGGTGGCGATCGTGCGGGTACCTTTAATATTTCCACCGTCGCGGCGTTTGTGGTGGCAGGCACAGGGTGCGTTGTGGCCAAACATGGCAATCGATCGGTTTCAAGTAAATGCGGTAGCGCGGATGTTCTAGAATATCTTGGAGTCGATATTAATATGAGAGTGGATCGTTTGGCCGAATGTCTTCAAAAGGTGGGCATCGCTTTTTTATTCGCGCAAAATCTTCATCCAGCGATGCGTTATGCCGCTGCGGTGCGTAAGGAGCTCGGCGTTGAAACCATTTTTAATGTCTTGGGTCCATTAACCAATCCGTCAAAAACTACGCATCAAATGATGGGTGTTTATAGCAAAGATTTAGTGGAACCGATGGCATATGTCTTAAAAAATTTAGGACTTAAAAAAGCATTGGTTGTTCATGGAGTTGATGGTCTTGATGAAATTACTACAACTGCCAAAACTTTTGCTAGCGAATTTAATGGAACAGAAGTTGTCAGCTATGTCATTTCTCCGGAAAAATATGGCATTCCATATGCTTCTCTAAAAGATGTTCTCGGTGGCGATCTTGATGTTAACGCCCAAATTCTTCAAGATGTCTTAGGTGGAAAAAATGGTTTTAAACGAGATATTGTTGTCTTAAACGCAGCGCATGCGCTTTATGTTGGTGAAGTAGCTGATTGTGTGGAGCAAGGCATTGAACTTGCCAAGCATTCCATTGATTCAGGTAAAGCTTTAGAGAAGCTAGAGCTTTTAAAGCAGTACACTAATCAATAATGAATGATTTTCTTAGTAAAATTTTATTGCATAAAAAAGAATTGATCTTAAAAAAGAAAGATTTCTTTAATGCTCTTAAAAATAAATTAAAAGATAAAGAGCATTCATGTTATTCTCTTTTTGAAAAAGCGATTTCTTCTCCTGGAAAAATTAGTCTGATCGCTGAAATAAAAAAAGCTTCGCCATCGAGAGGCCTGATTTGCAAAGAATTTAGTGTTTCTGGTCTTGCAAGAAAATATGTTAAAAGTGGCGCTGCGGCAATATCAGTTTTGACAGAAGAAAAATTCTTCTTAGGAAAACCGTCTTATGTTCGAGAGGTCTCTGATCATTTTGCCATTCCTGTTTTAGCCAAAGATTTCTTTATTGATGAATTGCAAGTTTATGAGGCGTTTGCTCAAGGGGCAAGCGCTATTCTTTTGATTGTAGCTATTCTAAAGGATGAAGAGATTACGCATTTGATGAAAATCGCTCACAATCTCGATATGGATTCTCTTGTTGAAGTTCATGATGAAGAGGATCTTAAGCGGGCAGTTGATTTAGGCGCTAAAATTATAGGCGTTAATAATCGCAATCTTAAAACGTTTGAGGTTGATTTTAAGAATTGTGAAACACTTGTTCCAAGAATTCCAAAAGACAGAATCATTGTTGCGGAAAGTGGCATTAAAACGCACGAGGAAATAGAAATATTAAAAGCCTTAAGGGTCGATGCCGTTTTGATTGGAGAAACATTTTTGCGATCGGCTGATGTTGAGACAAAAATTAAGGAGATTATGAATGGGTAGGGTCAAGATTTGCGGCATAACAAATAAAAGAGATGCGCTTTGTGCCAGTTCGTTGGACGCATGGGCATTAGGATTTATTTTTTATAAAAAAAGTTCACGTTATATCAGTCCTCAGGATGCTCAGAACATTATTGAGGCTTTGCCAAAGAATGTTCTGTCGGTTGGTGTCTTTGTTGATGCGCAAAAAGAAGAAATTGACGCTGTTATTAAAGATTGCAGGTTAAAAGTTGTCCAGTTTCATGGCAACGAAACACCTTTGTTTTGTTCTCAATTTAAAGCTGTTAAGACGATTAAGGCTATTCGCATTAAGAGCAAAGAGGATCTTGTAAAAGCTTTAAAATACAAAACAGATTATTTGCTTTTTGATACTTTTCAAAAAGATGCTTTTGGTGGCACAGGCAAAGTTTTTGACTGGGAGATTCTTAAGAGTTCAAAATTAAAGGGAAGAAAGATTGTTCTTTCTGGAGGCCTGAATCCAAAGAATATTGCTGGGGCAATTTCTTCGGTGAAAGCTTATGCGTTTGATGCTTCAAGCGGGGTGGAACGTAGGCCTGGCAAGAAGTGTCAGAGGTTGTTAAAGAAATTTTTTTCAGAAGTAAATATAAAAAATAAACAATAAAAAACTAACAAATTCCCAGCAATATTCAATGCGCTGGGCTTTGTTTATTTTGCATTGTAAATTCTTGAGAGGAGTTGAAAGAATGAGCAAGATCGTTTTTGATATTGAGACTTTTGGACAGGATTTTGATTCTTTAGATGAGAAATCGCAAGAATATTTCTTGAGGTTTGCAAAGACCGATCAAGAAGCTGAGGACGCAAAAAATAGCCTTTCGTTTTATCCTGTGACAGCTCAAATTATTACAATTGGCATGTTGGATGTGGATACCAATAAGAGCTTTGTTTTTTTTCAAAATGACGGAAAAACTCAGAAGATTCAAGAGGATAATGTTGTTTATATTTCGGGAAGCGAAAAAGAAATCTTAGAGCATTTTTGGAAGCTGATGGACAAGGCTAATATTTTTATTACGTTTAATGGGCGCACGTTTGATTGTCCGTTTGTCATGATTCGTTCGGCTATCAACTCTGTGCGGGCGACAAAGGATTTGATGCCGTATCGCTATAAGCAAGGACCGCATGTTGATCTGATGGATCAGCTTACTTTTTATGATGCAATGCGAAGAAAGTTTAGCCTTGATATGTGGTGCAAGGCTTTTGGTATTCAAAGCCCAAAAGAAAAGGGGATAACTGGTCTTGAAGTTAAAGATTTCTTTAAAGATGGCCGCTATATGGATATTGCGCGTTATTGCGCCAGAGATCTTTTGGCGACCAAAGAACTATATATGTATTGGGATAAATACTTAAAGGTATAGGTGTATTTAGATTTTTTCTTTTTCCGATCTTTCCTTGCCTACCTTGTTATTTGCCAAACCATATGCTATATTTTAATTGAGCCGATAAAGGTAAACTCGGGGAAACCCGAGGGCACAAAACCACAGACCTAAGTTGTCTGAAGCACTTTGCGCCCTTTGTCCGGAGTGGCAGAAGGGTAATCGAACCGATTGGGTAGACGTGGATGGCAAGAGGGTGGCTGGGTTACCGAAGAGTAGTAGAATAGAGGAGAAATCCTAGCTTTTGTCGGCTCTTTTTTCTTAAAACTCGCAATTTCCTATAAATGGCGAGATTTTTTATTTTTAGAGCTAAAACTCTCTATAATTCAATAGGTATATCGCAATAATTTTATGCTCAAGACTTGAAATTCTCTTAAAATATGCTATATTTGATACGAAATTCAGTAAGCTATATAAGTTTTTATTCTATTTCATTTATTCTCGCCACGGAAAAAAGTGTAACCTGTTTTTTAAAAATACGGTATAAATTTTTTTCAACTTATGGCCCTTGCGGCAAGCTAATCTAATGAGGAGAAAACCCATGATTGTGTATTTCGAAAAGTCTCAAAAAAGTCTTGCGTCTAAAATTGTATCTATTTTTATTGCTGTTTGTTTTCTTTTAAGCTCTATCGCGCCTAGCTACGCCCAGAGTCTGTCTGCGCTTCCTGTGCCAGGGACGATTGTTAGCCCAACACCCGGATTCTTTCCTGTGTTGGTCAGAGCTTTAGAGATCAACCCAGAGAATCCTTTGCAATTTGGCTTTATTGTAGACAACGGAGACACTGAGTTTCAAGGAGAAGACCTTACCGAAGAAGCCAAGAAGCTGATTCGCTATTTTCTTGCCTGTCTGACAACTCCTGAAGAAGATATGTGGGTCAACCTTTCTCCTTATGAAGAAAACCGTATTGTTTCTGATAATCTCGGCAAAACTCAAATGGGCCGCGACCTTTTAGCTCAAGACTATATTCTAAAGCAATTGACCGCTTCTCTGATTTATCCAGAGGACGAGCTTGGAAAGAAGTTTTGGGACAAGATCTACAAAACAGTTTATGAGAAGTTCGGTACCACAGACATTCCTCTTAATACCTTTAATAAGGTCTGGATTGTCCCAAAGACAGCTAAAGTTTATGAGCATGATAATAGAGTTTTTGTGATTGATAGCAAGCTTGAAGTTATGATGGAAGAGGATTTCCTCGCGCTATCGCGCTCGCGTGAAATGTTAAAAGTGAAAAGTGAAGCGCACGATTCACGCTTCACGAGCGACGCTTCACAAAACAAATTGGCCTCAGATATTGTCCGCGAAATCCTTATTCCAGAGATTGAAAAAGAAGTCAATTCTGGCAAAAACTTTGCTAATCTTCGTCAGATCTATAATGCTATGATCTTAGCGGCTTGGTACAAGAATAACCTTAAAGAGAGCCTTCTAGGCCAGATCTATGTGGATCAGGGAAAGACCAAGGGTATTGAGATTAAAGATACAGATGCCACCCAAAAAATCTACGATCAATACATCGAATCTTTCAAAAAAGGTGTCTACGACTATATAAAGGTAGAGCATGATGCCCAAACAGGCAAAAATATCCCAAGAAAATACTTTTCTGGTGGTGCCACGGCTTTTTCTTCAAGCGGCATTCCGTTAAGAGGTATGGTTCAGAATGTTGTGCCAGCGAGAAGCGATATGGATGCAAATGGTGTCCATGGCCGAAAAGGTGGCGATTTTACAAAAATTGATATTGGGCTTGGTGAGATTGGGGATGTGGAAGGTCAATCCAGCTCCGGCATTGGAAAGCCATCAAGAAAAGATATTGCCGAAAGCGTTGAGAAAGGGATAACGTTTGTTCTCGAAGAAATAGATGCCGGAGGAGAAGTTGATTTATCTGAGACATTGCGTGGAATGGGATTTGCGACATCATCTGATGCGGAGAGCCTGAGATTTTTTTTGGAAAACCGCTGGACGGTTTCTTTGGGTTCCTGGGAGATGATGGATATTGATCAGACTACTGGTCACATGGTTGTTAATTTAGTAAAGGCTAGT
This DNA window, taken from Candidatus Omnitrophota bacterium, encodes the following:
- the trpD gene encoding anthranilate phosphoribosyltransferase, with product MYDYINKIQCKQDLTSEEMSGVMRRIMTGNVPREELLAFLFALREKGAGINEITGAARIMREFAISVDTDKDVVLDTCGTGGDRAGTFNISTVAAFVVAGTGCVVAKHGNRSVSSKCGSADVLEYLGVDINMRVDRLAECLQKVGIAFLFAQNLHPAMRYAAAVRKELGVETIFNVLGPLTNPSKTTHQMMGVYSKDLVEPMAYVLKNLGLKKALVVHGVDGLDEITTTAKTFASEFNGTEVVSYVISPEKYGIPYASLKDVLGGDLDVNAQILQDVLGGKNGFKRDIVVLNAAHALYVGEVADCVEQGIELAKHSIDSGKALEKLELLKQYTNQ
- a CDS encoding aminodeoxychorismate/anthranilate synthase component II, encoding MILMIDNYDSFTYNLVQYFSELGADLKVFRNDKITLDQIKKMNPSRIVISPGPGRPEVAGISVDLIKEFSSQIPILGVCLGHQAIGFAFGGKIKHAKKLMHGKTSLVYHDEKEIFKGLTNPFEATRYHSLVIDSKTLPKCLEITAKTQDKEIMGIRHKKFPLWGVQFHPESILTKQGKALLNNFLTI
- the murA gene encoding UDP-N-acetylglucosamine 1-carboxyvinyltransferase, with translation LGKTVDARNNVIKISSNGPLKDKADYDLVSTMRGSFCVLGPFVSRLRRAKVSLPGGCVIGVRPVDLHLKGLKALNVKIKIENGYVFAKAKNLKGARIYLGGVFGSSVLATANIMMAAVMAEGKTIIESAACEPEIEDLADFLIKMGAKIKGQGTPRLMITGVKKLHGADHRIIPDRIEAGTFILLAVATRSDIVVRGACSNHLLALIDTLEEAGVQFSYTDDVIRVKAKCAITPVSVTTYPYPGFPTDLQAQFMALMTLTPGVSVITDKVYPDRFIHIAELNRMGANIRREGINGIVQGVKCIYGAPVMASDLRASAALVIAGLAAKGKTEIHRIYHLERGYEDLEKKLAQLGARISRQKE
- the trpC gene encoding indole-3-glycerol phosphate synthase TrpC; the protein is MNDFLSKILLHKKELILKKKDFFNALKNKLKDKEHSCYSLFEKAISSPGKISLIAEIKKASPSRGLICKEFSVSGLARKYVKSGAAAISVLTEEKFFLGKPSYVREVSDHFAIPVLAKDFFIDELQVYEAFAQGASAILLIVAILKDEEITHLMKIAHNLDMDSLVEVHDEEDLKRAVDLGAKIIGVNNRNLKTFEVDFKNCETLVPRIPKDRIIVAESGIKTHEEIEILKALRVDAVLIGETFLRSADVETKIKEIMNG
- a CDS encoding phosphoribosylanthranilate isomerase yields the protein MGRVKICGITNKRDALCASSLDAWALGFIFYKKSSRYISPQDAQNIIEALPKNVLSVGVFVDAQKEEIDAVIKDCRLKVVQFHGNETPLFCSQFKAVKTIKAIRIKSKEDLVKALKYKTDYLLFDTFQKDAFGGTGKVFDWEILKSSKLKGRKIVLSGGLNPKNIAGAISSVKAYAFDASSGVERRPGKKCQRLLKKFFSEVNIKNKQ
- a CDS encoding ribonuclease H-like domain-containing protein, with protein sequence MSKIVFDIETFGQDFDSLDEKSQEYFLRFAKTDQEAEDAKNSLSFYPVTAQIITIGMLDVDTNKSFVFFQNDGKTQKIQEDNVVYISGSEKEILEHFWKLMDKANIFITFNGRTFDCPFVMIRSAINSVRATKDLMPYRYKQGPHVDLMDQLTFYDAMRRKFSLDMWCKAFGIQSPKEKGITGLEVKDFFKDGRYMDIARYCARDLLATKELYMYWDKYLKV